The Persephonella sp. DNA window TGCACCAATATTTACATGTATAGAAACCCCATCTGCACCCAGTTTTATAGCTTCTTCCACCGTGCAGACAAGGACTTTATCATTTTTGCGGAGGGAAAGGTCTGTTGATGCTGACATATGGATTATAAGACCAACATCTTTTCCTTTTCCTCTGTGTCCCTGTTCAACAATACCTTTATGCAAAATTATTGCGTTTGCTCCACCTTCTGCTATTTTTTCAACAGTTTCTTTTATGTTGATTAATCCTTTCATTGGTCCTGAACTAACCCCGTGATCCATAGGCACAATAACAGTTTTTCCTGTGTCCCTGTTCATGATTCTTTCCAGTCTGACCCTTTTACCGATACCCAATTTTTCCCTCCTGAAACACTTTTATATAATTTTACCTAAAATAAATCCTAAAATAAAAGCAATTATCACGGCAATAATTAGTTTTGTGTTATTTCCTGATGGTTTCTGGCCTAAATAACCACCTGTTTTCCTTTCTCTTATGTAATCTCTGTCATATAGTCCCATTACTCAACACCTTCCTGTTTAACAGTAATATTTTCTTTATTTTTCATTACCTCAAGCTCAATCTTAAGCTCTTCTATTTTTTTGTCTTTTTCTTCCAATTGTTGTCTGCATTTTGCCAGTTCTTTTTCTGTACTCTTTAGGTTTCTGCTTAACTTCATTTTGTCTATCTTGTAAGCTATCCAGTCGGTAATGGCAAAAATTATGATTAATGCTGCTCCGATTATAATACTGGCAATTATGATAAGTGCCAGAGGTATTTCAGGGGTTTGAAGTGTCGGAAGTATCTTAACAGATACATTTGGGGATGTGTTCATAGAAACAAAATAGGCTACAGCCAATAAAATAATAAGCCATAATATTAATTTAATTTTGTTCCACATTTTTTATTCTCCTTTTAACTGCTCAATGGCATTTTTAAGTTTATTGTATATATCTTTTAAATCCTGTGAAATTACTTTAACCTCACCAATCACAGGCATAAAATTAGTATCTCCATTCCATCTTGGAACAATATGATTGTGCAGATGGTCTTCCAGTCCGGCTCCGGCAACTCTACCAAGATTATATCCCAGATTAAACCCATGGGGATTTAAGGCTTTTTGTAAAGCTTTTATACCAAGTTGTGTGAGCTGTGATATTTCGCAAAGGGTCTCCCTATCCAGTGCTGTGTAATCTCCTATATGCTCATAAGGAACAACCATAAGATGACCAGCGTTATACGGATAAAGGTTCATTATGATAAATGCTTTTTCCCCTCTGTATAAAACCAGTCTTTTTTCATCTTCTTCCGGATTTTTTGCAGCTGCACATAAAAAACATTCTTCCATCTTGTCGTAGGTTTCTATATACTGACTCCTCCACGGAGAATAAAGCCTTTCCATAATTCCTCCTAAAAACCACTTTTTATTTATTATAAATCAATAAAAACTTTTGAAATTTAAAAGTCTAAAAGCTTCTGATTTATTTGGAATATTGGCTTGATATCAAAATTTTATCTCCAAGAATTTACATTTTTCGTTTTTGAATTATAATAATCTAAAAACGAATTTTTGTGGAAATGAAATTCATAAACAGAGAAAAAGAAATAGCAACTTTAGAAAAAGAATATCAAAACAAAAAATCTTCTTTTGTTGTTATATATGGAAGAAGAAGGGTTGGCAAAACAACTCTTATTGAAAAATTCATACAGGATAAGTTAGCTATATATTTTCTTGCAGATTTACAAAATGAAAACCTTCAGATAGAAAGATTCAAAAATGTTGTTGCAGAGGCTTTAAGAGACGAGATTTTAAAATCCTTGCAAATAAATGATTGGGAAACTTTATTTAAGTATATTTTCCAAAAAAAATACAGCCAAAAACTCATAATAGCTATAGATGAATTCCAATATCTTGCGAAAGTAAACAGGGCAATTCCTTCTATTTTTCAGAGAATCTGGGACAATATTTTAAAAAATGAGAATGTAATGTTAATTCTTTCAGGCTCTTTAATAAGCCTCATGTATGATATTGTCTTAAGTTACTCAACTCCTTTGTATGGTAGAAGAACGGCACAAATAAAGCTTCAACCTATGGATTTTTTTGATTTTAAAAAATTTTTCTCTTTAAGGGATAACAATACTCTTTTACAGTTTTATAGCGTTATAGGTGGTATTCCTAAATATATAGAGTTTTTCAGTGAAGACAAAAATATTTTTGAAAACATAAAAGACAATATATTAGATAAGAATAGTTTTCTATATGAAGAACCTAAATTCGTTTTAAAAGATGAAGTAAAGGAACCTATAACCTATTTTTCCATACTCCAGATAATAGCTCAGGGAGAACATAAAATTGGAAAGATAGCCTCCAGGCTGGGAATACAAACGCAAAATTTGACATCTTTTATTGAAAAACTGATAGACCTTGAAGTAATAAAAAGGGAAGTTCCTGTTACTGAAGAAAATCCTGCAAAAAGTAAAAAAGGTCTTTATTTCATAAAGGATAATTTCTTTAATTTCTGGTTTAGATATGTTTTCCCTTATCAGAGTTATCTGGAAACAGAAAGATATAATTTTGTTCTTGATAAGATACAATTGGAGTTTAATTACTATGTTTCCTTAATTTTTGAAGATGTTTGTAGAGAGTTTATATTAAGAACCGAAACATTACCGTTTGTAGTGAAAAAAGCAGGAAAATGGTGGGATAAAAATACAGAGATTGATTTGGTTGCCTTAGGGGATAGGGAGATTTTGTTTGGAGAATGTAAATACTGGGATAATCCTGTGGGATTAAATGTTCTTAATGAACTTAAGGGAAAATCAAAATATGTAGATTGGAGAAAAGGTGAGAGGAAAGAATTCTTTGCAATTTTTTCCAAAAAGGGTTTTACAGAGGAACTAAAAAAACTTGCAGCCTCTGAGGAAAACATACTTCTGTTTTCTTTGGAAGACTTTTAGTATGTCTGTCTTGGGTCAACATCAATAATTAGTTTTATATTTTTTTTACTGCACAGATTATATAACTCTTTTAATTTTTCCTTTTCTTTAAAATTCCTCATTAAGATTTGAAATCTGTTTTTTTCTCTAACTTTTGAAAAAATAGCAAAAAAAGGTCCTTCATACTCAATTGAGCTTATTTTTTCCTTTTTAATCCATTCCTGAAAAATCTGTTTTACCTTGTCCAGCTCCAGACCTTTTTTTTCAAATGTAAGCAGTATCAGCTTGCTATAAGGTGGCATATCGGTTAGTTTTCTGTTTTGTAGTTCATATTTGTAAAAAATAGAGAAATCCTTTTTATCAAGTGCTTCAAATGCTATATGTTCAGGATGATTTGTAAAAATGATATATTTAGAAGATACTTTAAAATAAGGTAAAGCAATACTCCTGAAAAAACTTTCTTCCCCTCTAAAATCCGGAATATTCAGGAAAAAATCAGGATAAATATTGATTATCCTGTCATAAATTCCAAAAACAAAATCCCTTGAGGTTACCGATGTTGTAATGGTTATACTGGCATTTTTTTCAGGGTCTATAGAAACATTGTCTCCAAACTTTTCTTTTAGTATCTTCCCAACCTTTTCTATCCCAAATCCAATCTCTTCCAGTTTATGTTCACATTCAGGACAGGTTTTTATGTAAGGATACCTTTTCTCGCATATCTCACACTGGAGATATTTTTGCTCTGCAGTTGAATGGATTTTTAAAGGAATATCACATCTTTCGCATTTAATCTCTTCCTCACATACAGGGCAGTATAAAAATGATGCATACCCTTTTCTGTTGACTATTATCAGGTTTTTTTCTTCAGGTTTAATAGCTTTTATCAGCTCTTTTTTCAGGTCTTTGTATGAAAAACTCTTAAGCGAAATCTCCGGTTTTTTATTAATATTCTTGAATATATCCTTTCTGGACAGGGATTTTGCCTTTTTGGTGTAAAGCATATAAATACTTTCAACAGAGGGGACTGTAGAGGCATAAATCAGAGAAATATCTTTTTTAACCCTGAATATCTCAAATGCCACTCTCCTTGCGTCAAATCTGGGGGTTCTGTCTGCTTTGTATGCCTGTGAGTATTCTTCCTCAATTATAATTGCTTTTAGATTTTTTATGGGTATAAATAAA harbors:
- a CDS encoding lipopolysaccharide assembly protein LapA domain-containing protein; translation: MWNKIKLILWLIILLAVAYFVSMNTSPNVSVKILPTLQTPEIPLALIIIASIIIGAALIIIFAITDWIAYKIDKMKLSRNLKSTEKELAKCRQQLEEKDKKIEELKIELEVMKNKENITVKQEGVE
- a CDS encoding HIT domain-containing protein yields the protein MERLYSPWRSQYIETYDKMEECFLCAAAKNPEEDEKRLVLYRGEKAFIIMNLYPYNAGHLMVVPYEHIGDYTALDRETLCEISQLTQLGIKALQKALNPHGFNLGYNLGRVAGAGLEDHLHNHIVPRWNGDTNFMPVIGEVKVISQDLKDIYNKLKNAIEQLKGE
- a CDS encoding ATP-binding protein, translating into MKFINREKEIATLEKEYQNKKSSFVVIYGRRRVGKTTLIEKFIQDKLAIYFLADLQNENLQIERFKNVVAEALRDEILKSLQINDWETLFKYIFQKKYSQKLIIAIDEFQYLAKVNRAIPSIFQRIWDNILKNENVMLILSGSLISLMYDIVLSYSTPLYGRRTAQIKLQPMDFFDFKKFFSLRDNNTLLQFYSVIGGIPKYIEFFSEDKNIFENIKDNILDKNSFLYEEPKFVLKDEVKEPITYFSILQIIAQGEHKIGKIASRLGIQTQNLTSFIEKLIDLEVIKREVPVTEENPAKSKKGLYFIKDNFFNFWFRYVFPYQSYLETERYNFVLDKIQLEFNYYVSLIFEDVCREFILRTETLPFVVKKAGKWWDKNTEIDLVALGDREILFGECKYWDNPVGLNVLNELKGKSKYVDWRKGERKEFFAIFSKKGFTEELKKLAASEENILLFSLEDF